GAACCCACAACGCACGACCTACCGGGCCACGGCTGGACGTTGAAGAAACTGGGCTAGTGGGTCCGTAACGCGCTCCATCGGGAGGTGTCGCGATCCACCCTCCAGAAGATGTTGCGGAAAGCGAAGTTGAGTTGGAAGAAGTGCAAGAAGTTTCTCGACAAACGGAACCCGCAAAAGCGGGCCGCGTTCATGGAACAGTTTCTCGGCGTGTACGATCAGGTGGTGAACCAAGAGGTTGTCCTGATCTACATCGACGAGGCGCATTTCCACCGCGATCTGGAGGTCGGGTACTCGTGGGGTCCCATCGGCGAACGGATCTGGCGGAAGAGTGATTGCCCGCGACTGTCCGAACGCATCAACTGGTACGGCGCGTACAATTTTTCCGACGGCGAATGCGTCCTCTGGGCCGACGGGGCTTATAACAAAGAGAACACAGCGGAATTCCTGCAACGGGTCGCGGAATGGGTTCCGACGAATGGTCGTCGGGTCGTCGTGATTTGGGATGGAGCTCCGTGGCACAAAGCCAAACTGGTCCAACAGGCCGCCACAGATCTCGGCATCGAACTCCTCCCGTTGTCGGGATATAGTCCGGACCTCAATCCGCTCGAAGGCTTATGGAAATGGCTGCGGAAAGAGGTCACGCAACTCTTCTGTCACCCGAACCTGAAAGCCCTCTTCGATGCCTGTCAAGCATTTGTGGAAACCATCAACAAAAACCCGCTCCAGGTGATCAATCGCCTCTGGCCCAAATTCGAACTCGACCCCGAAGAGGAAAAACTCGGATTCTCAACATAGACGTGGTTTAGGCCGATCGGAAGCTGTTATTGCTGGATTTTTCGTTCATCCCGAAACTGGTTCAGGAGTTTGGGAGGGTTGGAGAAATTGCCGTCGGAGCCATTGCACGGTTTTGCCCATCGTTTTCCTCGCCCAACTCTCCACGTTCTTTTCCGGAACGCGATCCAAATCCGCTTGGATTTGCTCGGGCGTTGCTTGGCCCAGCATCGCACCCAACCCGACACTCAACGCGGTCAGTCCACTCTGCGATTGGTCCCGCGACAAACGTTTGAGCACCCCAAAGACCGACTCCAGAATCTCCGTTGAGCCGATCAGTCGTTCCCCGGCCCGCAATTCCCGACCGTGACACCCCACATAGGCCCGCAATCGATTTCGCAACAACAACGACACGGGATGGGCCGCCAAACCCCGCCGCGTCCATTCGGCGTCGAGTTCCGCCTCCCCCCGCTCAAACAACCCTTCCACCCGTACTTGCGCCAAGGCCACCTGGGTCACCTCGTGCTGCGTCGCCCACCCGGCCAATGCCTCGGCGTACTCCGACAGCCACGAATACCATCGCACCACCTTCGCGTTCGGTTCGGCCTCCTTCAACTTCCGCAGCACGACCCGACCGAACTGCACCATCGAGCCCACGCTCATAAACCGCGCCTTGTTACGCAACTTCGGAGCCATCAGATGTGCGGCGGCGGTTTGCCGAAGTTTCGCCGCGGTCTCGCTTATTCGCCGCGTGAATGCCGACCACCGGGGATCGTTCTCCCAGTAATGTTTCAGCAGATTGGCCGTGTGATGGGCCACGTCCGGCACCGACGCCGTTTGCGGAAAATCCTTCCGAAACAACGCGATTCCCTTCTGCAAATCGCTCCCCCCATCGGCAATGATCTGACGGGGAGCACCCGTGCGCGGGACGGCAGTCACCAACGCCTCGGCGACGCGTTGTTGATTCGGGTGCAATCGGTTTCCGAACAGTTGACTCTTTCGTTTTCCAAGGGGATTTACGCTTGTCCTCGCCGGCTGACGAGCGTTTTGCTGGCATTAATGCCCGAATTGGGCTGTAAAAAAGCTGGGGCATGCCGTACCAGACCGTTCTCTTACCAACGGTTCGGATTCAGGCACGCCCCATGGATGGGAAGCATAAAGACGACTGGGAACCGCGTCCAGACGACTTCGGCGATTCGGCCGGTGTCGAACGCGAGGCGCGTCGAGCCTTCGACGAGGTCGTGCGGTTCTGTTCCGCCAGCGACAGCCCTTTCCGGGCGTTCGAACAGAACTTGCTCACACGACTTTTTGCCCTCGGCTGTTTGCTGACGCGGCTGTTTCTGGCATGCCGCCACGAACGTCTGGAGGCCTCGCCGCCTCCGGGTTTTCGCCGGGGCGCGCCCAGGGCCCAACGGACCCTGAAGACGCTATTCGGCCACGTGACGTTCGGTCGTTCGCAGATGATTCGCCTCGTCGCGGGCGTCAGTTTCTACCCGCTCGATGCGGCCCTAGTGGGTCACTTGGGTCGCGCGTGGCCTTTCGGGCTGCGCAGTGGCCGCCGGGTCGTTGCTCCGGAGCCACCCAGTCTGTGACTGCGGTCGCGTTGTCGCTTCCGTCGAGCGGCCCTCTTTCCGCCCCAGACAAACGGTGTCGGGTTCGCGTTCCAGTGCGCCGCCACCTCCTCAAACCACTGGATGATCTCGGACGGACTCGTCGGATCTTGACCGGCCAGGGCGCGACTTTTTAATACCCTCTGGATACTCTCGGCCATGTTCAGCCACGATCCGCTGACGGGGGTGTACAAGGGCATAATTCCATGAGCGAATAACCACAACACTAATGCCACGCTCTTGTGGCCGGCCAAATTGTCCAGCACCAACAAGACCCTCAGCGGCGGCAAGACGGCCGGCAACGTGATCGGCTGCTGGAGCCCTCGTAGCCATCGTTCCCATGCGGCCCGTGACGGATCTACCGTCGGCAGCAGTGGAGGCAAGGCGGCCAGAATGGCCGTCCGCTCCCTCTCCAGCCATGGGTGCAACACCGTATTGGGACAGGTCGTTGTCCCCTGGATCCGGACCCGCCCATCCGCCGGGTGGAAGAGTGTCAGTATCTTGGCGGTGCCGTTGCGAATGTATTCGTGTGGTTGTCTCGCGGGACTGCCCTCCGGCTGCCACGACGCTCCGGGCTGGGGGATCGCCTGGAACGGGCCGGCCTCGTCCTCGCACCACACCTCCAGACCCAGCGACTGGCCCACGGTGTCGGCGTCCTCGATCACTTTTTTTTCGACTCGGTTTCCGGGTCGGTGACCGTCACCACCCCCGCTTTGCGTTTACGGATCGCCTGACCCGTGGGACACCAGGTGCGGGTTCGCTGGAAGGTAAACTTGGCGTCATGCCGAACCCGCCAGATGGTGTACGTCGACACCCGCGGGAGCCCATCGGGGGCGGTCCGCAGTGCCTTACGCAACAGGGTCAACGACCACGTCGCGGTCCCATCGTGTTGTGGGGTCGGCGTTCGCCGTGCTTCTCGCAAGATGCGGTTCCGGGCGTCCGCGTCGTCGATCGATACACGTCCGCCTCCGTGTCGGGGCGTGACGGCGGCCAAACCGTCCGTGTTGAATCGGGCGACCAAGTGGGCGACTGCATCTCCGCTCTTGCGACCGACCGTGTCGGCCGCACACTGATACGCTTGCCCACCACTCACGAGCAGAAGAAGCGTTGCACGGGTTACCTCTATGGCCGGGGCCGATTGGGCATGGCTGAGCGCTGTGAGTTCCGCCCGTTCTTCGGCGGTCAGCGGGCGGAGGGGGTTCTTCTGACGGCGCGGCATGGGGACCCTTTCGGGCGATTACAACAATTATACCAGGCCGCGAATGGATATGCTCGACCCAAGTGACCCACTAGCAGTACAGCGCGTATTTTACGTAACACGTTTGTGCCGCTGCTTCTTATGAGATCGGGTGGCTTGCTTGTTTCGCCGCTGGTGGTATTGAATTACGTCGCTGGTATGTTGGGTGGCCCCGGTTCCCCGTCGCCGCCGGAACAGGATCGCGCACCGGACGTTGAGCGCCCGGCACACCTGCTCCATCGTCACGTCTGGGTTTTTCCCCCCGGAGCCGCTCCGTGTGGGCGGCGACGAATCCGAGGACGACCACGGCCAGGGTCAGGTGCCGCATCAGCCCCGTGTAATCCCGCCCCTCGTAGTGCATCAGTCCGACTTCCTGTTTGGCGACCCGGAATAGATGCTCGACCGTCCACCGGCGGAAGGCGACGGCGAGAATCCGAGCCACCGGCTCGGCCGTGGCGTTCGTCAGGAAGTACTTGATCTCCCCGGTCGCGTCGTTGCGGGCGACCATCAGGGTGTGCTTGCGGTCGGCCACCCAGACGATGGCGGTGGCCACCCGCCAGACCGACGGGCGGGTCGTCTGGCGGGTCAACCGGTACACTCGCCCCCGCTCGGCGTGACCCCCGGTCAACCGCTCGTCGGCCCGCCGGGAGGGGCCCCCGGCCGCGTCCCGGACGGCGAAATGCGTCGGGATTTCACCCACGAACCGCTGTCCCATCACGCCCAACACGGTCAGGAGCGGGACGGCTGCCCCGTACCCTTCGTCGAACGTCAGCCAGTCGAACGTGATCCCGTTC
This portion of the Fimbriiglobus ruber genome encodes:
- a CDS encoding IS701 family transposase; translation: MTEQEIVGVGPAFARYLGRYRDVFRQDRTAAHFDTYCRGLLSDLPRKSIEPIALASGTTVRTLQLFVTTSVWSYDEARTRLHRFVADTLADLPTDPVGTVGVIDETSSRKWGDHTPGVQRQYLGCVGKVDNGIVTVHVGVTKGTFRTLLDADLFLPESWDVDRARCQAAGIPDTVRHHPKWRLALDQLLRANTNGITFDWLTFDEGYGAAVPLLTVLGVMGQRFVGEIPTHFAVRDAAGGPSRRADERLTGGHAERGRVYRLTRQTTRPSVWRVATAIVWVADRKHTLMVARNDATGEIKYFLTNATAEPVARILAVAFRRWTVEHLFRVAKQEVGLMHYEGRDYTGLMRHLTLAVVVLGFVAAHTERLRGEKPRRDDGAGVPGAQRPVRDPVPAATGNRGHPTYQRRNSIPPAAKQASHPIS
- a CDS encoding helix-turn-helix domain-containing protein, with translation MPRRQKNPLRPLTAEERAELTALSHAQSAPAIEVTRATLLLLVSGGQAYQCAADTVGRKSGDAVAHLVARFNTDGLAAVTPRHGGGRVSIDDADARNRILREARRTPTPQHDGTATWSLTLLRKALRTAPDGLPRVSTYTIWRVRHDAKFTFQRTRTWCPTGQAIRKRKAGVVTVTDPETESKKK
- a CDS encoding transposase — encoded protein: MIEDADTVGQSLGLEVWCEDEAGPFQAIPQPGASWQPEGSPARQPHEYIRNGTAKILTLFHPADGRVRIQGTTTCPNTVLHPWLERERTAILAALPPLLPTVDPSRAAWERWLRGLQQPITLPAVLPPLRVLLVLDNLAGHKSVALVLWLFAHGIMPLYTPVSGSWLNMAESIQRVLKSRALAGQDPTSPSEIIQWFEEVAAHWNANPTPFVWGGKRAARRKRQRDRSHRLGGSGATTRRPLRSPKGHARPK